The stretch of DNA CGCGTGGACCCCAAATGTCAAAATCCAACCGTCGCCTTCGTCGGCCGTTTCGCTCGCTGGCACGAACACGCCTTCACTTGCGACGACGCGTTCTTCAAAGCCATAAGAGGAAGCATTTCCGCGTCCATCATGGACAATGAGTCCAGAACCGCCATCGGAATTGAATAGTTCAGTTGTCACAGCGAAGCTTGATGGTTTTCCCCAGTACCGGTCATCAATGCGAGGATATTCTTGAATGCGCTGGTCAATCAGTTGATCTGTCATTTTTCCGGTCTTCATATTGAAGACCCAACGGTGCAGCTGAGGCGGCGCGGTATCGCCGGGACCGGTGCGGTCTTCGTCAAACATTTTCGCAAATTGCACGACATCGCAGATGATCTCGGAAAGACCGCCTGCCTCGTCATAGACCTCCCACGCATTGACGGCGTGAAACACAAAGCACGGCTCTAGATCGAACCAACGAACATCAGGCGTTTTGGCGTTCAGCGGGCGGATACCGACGCGAGTTGGGTAGTCCGGGTCCCACTTGTACGGAGCTTGTTCTCCGGCATCTTGAAGTTCTTGGCGATGCTGAAGCGGCATGTCCCAGATGATCGCGAAGTTTTCCGTCATTGCAAAATCATGGATCCAACTTGATCCCCCGAGCGGGATATCTGTTTTCCAGCCCAGCGATCCATCTGGCTCAATCACAAAATGCGTCGCGATCTTCTCAGCGTTTACATCGAATCCAATTGCATGAAGGCGCCCCGTTGCGGGGTCAGTATGTGGATGAGCTGTAAATCCCTGAGCGATGTCACCGTCAAACGTGTCACGCATGATCGTCTTAAGGCTTGAATCCAGCTGATAAGGAATACAAGCCTCCGTCATGGCGTACAGTTTGCCGGCAAACGGAACAATATGTGTGTTGGACGTGTCCTGGCGATCAACGGGATCGGCGACGGGCGTTTCACCAAGCTTGCGGCTCACGTCTTCTGTGCGAACCCAACGGTTCTTGTATGACGTGGCTTTGCCGTTAGACAGGGTCATGGCGTGAACCATCCCGTCACCAGCGAATAGATTGTGATCTTCCGCATGCGGCGGAATCGGGTTGGGTCCAATGCGCGTTAGCATCCCATTTAGCTCAGGGGGAATTGATCCGATCACTTCGAGATCGAACACCTCGACTTCTTGATCAACTGGCGCGTAAGGGCCGCGCACCCATTTTCCGGTTGTCATTACTGGTCGCCTCCTCAGAAGATAACTAAGTTATCACACCAAGTATGCCAGTTTTGTGGGACTGTCAAGGGACCCGGTTTTCGGTGGCTGTTACCGCCATAAGCCTAAGACACGACCAGAATCAGCCACACCAATTGCTCGTCCTGTCTGCGCGTTAGCGAACAGCAACAACGAAAGAGCAATCAATTGCTTGCATTTCCACCATTCGGCGCGCGACGTCGCCCGGTTATTGAGCCGCCATTTGCGTGATACGAAGAGCGGACAAATACGCTGTCAGAGTCGAGGAAAACGTCACCATGGCAATTGAAACACGCGCAAAAATCTTGAAAGCCGCGAGTGATTTGCTGGTTGAAGAAGGCATAAACGCACTCAATGTGCGGGCGATTTCGAGCAAAGCCGGCATGTCTACGATTGGCATATACCGCAGATTTGGCGATCGTCAGGGCGTGCTAGATGCTCTTTGCCAAGAGGGTTGGGTGCGGCTTCGCGACACCATGAATGCGTGCGATAGCGACGGGTCGCCAAAAGAAGTGATCATGCGTCGCATCGAAGTCTATGTCGACATCGCGAATGACTATCCCGCGCATTATCAGCTGATGTTCGAAGCATCGACACGCGGTTACAAGCCATCTGCCGATACGCGGGCCCTGGCCCGGGAAACATTTCAAGAAGTCTTGGACGGCGTTGCGACGCTTCCAGATCTAACTGTCGACTCAGACCTCCTCGCAATCGAACTACTAGGACTAACACACGGGTTGCTGACCGTAGGCGTGCATCCAAACAAAGGCATCCTGCGCGTAAAAGACTGGAGAAGCGCTATTCTGTCTGCTTGTTCGGCACATATAGAGGCGCGCACAGGACCTGTATCCTAGAATGGCGACTATGGACTTGATCTGAGACCCAACGCTCATCCCGTTGGAGGCGGTTTCCTTTGATCATTGGAATGCGGCAAGTCGGATTGCAGCCAGCCAAGTGCGGCCAAGGCGGCCAAATTAGGTCTCAGCGCAGTGTACGTAGCCGTACAGCGCGACAAGGCCCCGAAAAGCGCGGTATCTAAGATGTCGGAGAATTGGAGCGGGCGATGAGATTCGAACTCACGACCCCAACCTTGGCAAGGTTGTGCTCTACCCCTGAGCTACGCCCGCTCTGACGTGGACCGTGCACAAAGCTGCAAATCGGTCCTGATGGATTGAAAATCCACCCCAAGGGAGCGGTGTTATTGCGCAAGAAGTCCGTGATTGCAAGGGGCTTGTGATCCTTTGGAAAAGCCAAAGGAACCGCCGATTCCCGGCACATCCCCCTGGCCTCCACTTCACTACCTTGCCGTCGGGTCCCCTATCCCGGTAAACCATGGCCCGGACCTGCCCTCAGGCGGGCCTCGCAGGCCGCTTCAGCGCGGCTCACACCATCATGTTAAGGTGGGCAAAAGCCCGGCGTACCCCATATTCAGGGGCAACCGCTACAATCGGGGGCGCAGCATTGGGCCCAAACCGCCGCAGCACCCATTGCCCGGCAGGAGTTTTAAGATGAGTGATATTCACAGCACCCCTGAGGGCGCAGCACCCCTGGGCGCACAAGGCCCGGCAGGCGACCTGATCAAGGACGCCACCACCCAGAGTTTTGCTGTCGACGTGATGGACGCAAGCCAGCAGACCCCCGTCATTGTGGATTTCTGGGCCCCTTGGTGCGGCCCCTGCAAGCAGCTAACGCCGATTCTGGAAAAAGTTGTGCAGCAGGCCCAGGGCGCTGTTCGGCTGGTTAAGATGAATATCGACGAGCACCCCGAGATCGCACAGCAACTCCGCGTGCAGTCGATCCCGGCGGTCTTTGCCTTCAAGAACGGCCAGCCCGTGGACGGCTTTATGGGCGCTCTGCCCGAAAGCCAGATCAAACGCTTTGTTGAGACACTTCTCGGCGGCGAGCTGGCCCCGACACAGGCTGAACAGATGCTGGAAGCAGGCGCCGCCGCCATGGACGCAGGCGACATTGGCGCCGCTGCCCAGGCCTTTGCCGCTGTGCTGCAGGAAGACCGTGAAAACCCCAAGGCCATTGCTGGCTTGGCGCGCTGCTACATTGCCAGCAACGACCTTGACCGCGCGACCGAAGTCCTCGGACTTGCTGAAGGCAAGCTTGCCAACGACCCGGACATCAAGGGCGCTGTTGCAGCCCTTGAGATTGCCCGCTCCGGCCCTGCTGAACCGGAAAACGATCTGTCGCCCCTCCTTGCCAAGCTGGAGGCAGACCCCAAGGACCACGAGACACGCATTGAAGTCGCCATCGCCCTCAATGCCGCCAACGACCGTGACGGTGCAACCGACCATCTGATCGAGAGCATCCGCCTCGACCGGGCCTGGAACGAAGAGGCCGCCCGCACGCAATTGCTGCAGTTCTTTGAGGCATGGGGCCCCATGGACGAGGCAACGCAGGCGGGCCGGCGCAAGCTGTCTTCCGTCCTGTTTTCATAATCGTAACCAGACTATCCGCATACGGACCAAGAAAGGTCGCATGACCGAACGCTACTCCTCTATAAATGATCTGCCGGGCACTCTGCCCATCTTCCCGCTTGCAGGCGCCATGTTGCTGCCCCGCGGCGTGCTGCCGCTCAACATCTTTGAGCCGCGCTATGTGTCCATGGTGGATTCGGCCCTGCGCTCAGGCGACAGGCTCATCGGCATGATCCAGCCACAGACCGTTGGCCCTGCGGATGCGGGCACCAGTCCGGCTATTCACGATGTTGGCTGCGCAGGGCGCATCACAGGCTTCAATGAAACCGATGATGGGCGCATCCTGATGACGCTGACTGGCATCTGCCGGTTCAAGGTCAGCCAGGAGCTGGACGCCATGACAGCGTTTCGGCAGGTGAAGGCGGACTATGCGCCCTTTGCAAATGATCTTGAGGCGGGCAGCGGTGAGCTTGATGTCAGCCGCACGGCGCTGCTGGATGTTGTGCGCCGCTACCTGGACGCCAACAATCTGCAGGCTGACTGGGATGCGATCGAGCAATCCTCAAACGAAGCTCTGGTCAATTCACTGTCGATGATTTCTCCGTTTGGCCCGCAGGAAAAACAGGCCATGCTGGAGGCTGACAGCCTTGAGCAGCGCAACCAGATTTTGATTGCCCTGGCCGAGATGGCACTGGCACAAACACAGACCGACGACGACACAACGCTCCAATAGGAGCTGCCTTTACAGGTACACACCTCGCAGGAACCAACATGACAGACGACACCACCTCTGCTTCTGACAGCACCCCCGCTTCTGACAGCACACTGCACGCAGCTGCCGGTGAAGTTGACCCCAAGCTGCTGGAAATTCTGGTGTGCCCGGTCACCCGTGAAACCCTGTCTTACGACAAGTCGAAGCAGGAACTGGTGAGCAAGGCTGCCCGCCTCGCCTACCCGATCCGCGATGGCATCCCCATCATGCTGCCCGAAGAAGCCCGCGAGCTGAATGATGCCGAAGCCGGCAGCGCTTAGGACATACGCCATGAGCGCGCAGACGCAGACCACACAGAACCGACCCTGGCCGACAGAAATCCGCCTCAAGAAGAGCGAGCGGGTTCTCGAAGTCGATTTTGACGACGGCACCAGCTTTGCAGTCCCCGCAGAACTCCTGCGTGTTGAAAGCCCCTCCGCAGAAGTACAGGGCCATGGCGCTGGGCAGAAAAAGACCGTGCCCGGCAAGCGCATGATTGCCATCAACCAGGTGGAGCCGGTTGGTTCCTACGCGGTGCGTCTCATCTTTGCAGACGGCCATGATTCGGGCCTGTTCACCTGGGACTACCTCTATGAGCTTGGCCGCGATGCCGACGCCAGAATGAGCGCCTATATCAGCGCCCTTGAGGAAAAGGGCTTGAGCCGCGACTAGCTGCGCTCAACACTCGTGTCCAACCAAAATCGGGGGACACCATGCTGGCTCGCTTCAAAATTCCACTCATTGCACTTGCTGCCTTCATCATCGGCACGCTTGACCCTGTCAGTATGGTTTTCTGGAAGGTCGCCGAGTGGCACCTGCCCACCCTCAAGGCTGAGAGCCTTGCCGAGGACAGTCCCTTTCAGGGCATCAGCGAAGACAGATGGGTCGCGCAGACTGACAACGCGTTTGTTGTGAACGACATCAACCCGCAGGGGCCCGTACATCTGCTGGTGATCCCGAAACAACGCTACACGTCAATTCTTGAGGTTCCCCCGGAGATCAGAGCCGAGATGCTGGACCTTGCCGTCCGCATGGCGCGGGAACACGGCGTGGACGAAAGCGGGTTCCGGCTGGTCATCAATACCAACCCCCATGGTGGGCAGACGGTCTACCACACCCACATTCACGTGATTGGCGGACGCCAGATGGGATGGCTGGGCTAGCCTATCCACATTGCCTCGTTGCGCATGCCTGCGGGCATACCCATATGCGGTGACAAGCAAGGGGGCGAACACACAATGGCTTTCATCACGGATAACATCTTCTGGATACTGCTTGTGTCCGGTGTCATCACATCGAGCATGCTGGCGGCCGCCGTCGCGCCCCGTCTGGTGTTTCGGCAATTTTTTGGAACAATCCTCGACGGCCCGCTGGGCAACGCCATCATGCGCAACTGGGGCCTTGTCATCGGCATGTCCGGCCTGCTGCTGATCTATGCCGCCTACGACGAAACAGTCCGTACACCAATCATGCTGTTTTCCATTGTCGGAAAGCTGTTCTTTTCCGTGCAGGTCTTCGCCGCCGGATCAACGCTGAAAGCGGCACGTGGCGGCGCCATCATCGACCTTGTGATCGGCCTCGTGTTCTGCGCCTATTTGATCGGAAACTAGCCGCGCATCAAAGTTGGAAGGTCACCAACGGCACCGGCTGCCTGCCGCATGAACAGTCGGCGCGCCGGGCCAAACTGATTGACCAGCCCAAGACCAAGATCACGCACGACGCGCAACGGTCCGATGTCGTTTGAGAACAGGCGGTTCAGGCCGTCCGTCATCACAGCCAGGGCCGTGCTATCGAAACGCCTCCAGCGCTGATAGCGGTCAAGCACCGTGAGCGCGCCGATGTCGAGGCCGACCTTGCGGGACTCCACCAGCACATCCA from Pyruvatibacter sp. HU-CL02332 encodes:
- a CDS encoding carotenoid oxygenase family protein, giving the protein MTTGKWVRGPYAPVDQEVEVFDLEVIGSIPPELNGMLTRIGPNPIPPHAEDHNLFAGDGMVHAMTLSNGKATSYKNRWVRTEDVSRKLGETPVADPVDRQDTSNTHIVPFAGKLYAMTEACIPYQLDSSLKTIMRDTFDGDIAQGFTAHPHTDPATGRLHAIGFDVNAEKIATHFVIEPDGSLGWKTDIPLGGSSWIHDFAMTENFAIIWDMPLQHRQELQDAGEQAPYKWDPDYPTRVGIRPLNAKTPDVRWFDLEPCFVFHAVNAWEVYDEAGGLSEIICDVVQFAKMFDEDRTGPGDTAPPQLHRWVFNMKTGKMTDQLIDQRIQEYPRIDDRYWGKPSSFAVTTELFNSDGGSGLIVHDGRGNASSYGFEERVVASEGVFVPASETADEGDGWILTFGVHAQTGASKASVFDATKVSDGPVGEIILPQRVPVTFHGSWIPEATL
- a CDS encoding TetR/AcrR family transcriptional regulator, with the protein product MAIETRAKILKAASDLLVEEGINALNVRAISSKAGMSTIGIYRRFGDRQGVLDALCQEGWVRLRDTMNACDSDGSPKEVIMRRIEVYVDIANDYPAHYQLMFEASTRGYKPSADTRALARETFQEVLDGVATLPDLTVDSDLLAIELLGLTHGLLTVGVHPNKGILRVKDWRSAILSACSAHIEARTGPVS
- the trxA gene encoding thioredoxin, with the translated sequence MSDIHSTPEGAAPLGAQGPAGDLIKDATTQSFAVDVMDASQQTPVIVDFWAPWCGPCKQLTPILEKVVQQAQGAVRLVKMNIDEHPEIAQQLRVQSIPAVFAFKNGQPVDGFMGALPESQIKRFVETLLGGELAPTQAEQMLEAGAAAMDAGDIGAAAQAFAAVLQEDRENPKAIAGLARCYIASNDLDRATEVLGLAEGKLANDPDIKGAVAALEIARSGPAEPENDLSPLLAKLEADPKDHETRIEVAIALNAANDRDGATDHLIESIRLDRAWNEEAARTQLLQFFEAWGPMDEATQAGRRKLSSVLFS
- a CDS encoding LON peptidase substrate-binding domain-containing protein; translation: MTERYSSINDLPGTLPIFPLAGAMLLPRGVLPLNIFEPRYVSMVDSALRSGDRLIGMIQPQTVGPADAGTSPAIHDVGCAGRITGFNETDDGRILMTLTGICRFKVSQELDAMTAFRQVKADYAPFANDLEAGSGELDVSRTALLDVVRRYLDANNLQADWDAIEQSSNEALVNSLSMISPFGPQEKQAMLEADSLEQRNQILIALAEMALAQTQTDDDTTLQ
- a CDS encoding Trm112 family protein — encoded protein: MTDDTTSASDSTPASDSTLHAAAGEVDPKLLEILVCPVTRETLSYDKSKQELVSKAARLAYPIRDGIPIMLPEEARELNDAEAGSA
- a CDS encoding DUF971 domain-containing protein; the encoded protein is MSAQTQTTQNRPWPTEIRLKKSERVLEVDFDDGTSFAVPAELLRVESPSAEVQGHGAGQKKTVPGKRMIAINQVEPVGSYAVRLIFADGHDSGLFTWDYLYELGRDADARMSAYISALEEKGLSRD
- a CDS encoding HIT domain-containing protein; its protein translation is MLARFKIPLIALAAFIIGTLDPVSMVFWKVAEWHLPTLKAESLAEDSPFQGISEDRWVAQTDNAFVVNDINPQGPVHLLVIPKQRYTSILEVPPEIRAEMLDLAVRMAREHGVDESGFRLVINTNPHGGQTVYHTHIHVIGGRQMGWLG